The Mycoplasmopsis caviae sequence AAAAGAAATTATTGGATCCAAACATTAAAAGAGTTATTGTATATGGACATATGAATGCTGACCTAGATGCGATTGGTTCAGCATTAGGTATTTATGCAATTGCAAAAACTTTTAATAAAGATGCTTATATTTGTACAACCACACAAGATGCAACAACAAAAAAAGCTATTTCAAAATATTTTGGTGATGAGTCCGCAATTTTTATAAAAACACATCAAGCAAACACCTTAACTGATGAAAACACAATTGTATTTTTGGTTGACAATGCACTTCCAAACCGTACTGATAATGCAGAATGTGTACAAAAAGTAAAAAACACAAATATTTTTATTTTAGATCACCATAGATTAAATTCTTCTATTGACTTTTGTCCAAAAATAAATAGACATATTGAGCCTTCTTCTTCAAGTGCAAGTGAAATAGTAACTGAGTTAATGTTCTTTATTAATCGACAAGTTGAAATTAAAAAAGAAATTGCACAAATGTTATTAAATGGAATTTATTTAGATACATTACAATTCCAAAAACACGTTTCTTCAAGGACTTTTGAGGCAGCAAGTTGGCTAAAAAATAGAGGAGCTGATTCAACTGAAAGTTCAAATATTTTAAAAATTGATGCATCAACATATAACAAAGTTGCAGAGGTTCTAAAAAACATTGAAGAAGTAAAGCCTGGTTTCTATTTAGCATACAAAGATATTCCACTTTCAAATGATGTTATTTCAATAGCAGCTGAAGAAATTTTAAGAATTAGTGGAAGAAAAGCAAGTTTCGTTGTAGCACGAAGTGAAAACGATAAATCATATAAATTAAGTGCCAGAGGCATTGATACAAATGTTCAAATAATATGTGAGGCTGTTGGTGGTGGTGGTCACTTTGGAACAGCTGCTGCAGTAACAAAAGAAGACTTAAAAACATTTGTTGATAATATTAAACAAGCGATTGTGAGTGTGAAACATGAAAGTAATATTGATTAAAGATTGTGAAAAAGGTAAAGCAAATACAATTATTGAAGTATCAGCCGGTTATGGTAATAACTTTTTAATTGCGAAAGGTCTTGCTGTTGCCTATAATGAAAAAAACAAAAAAGAATTAGAAAAAAGACTTAGTGAACTTACTAACAATGAAATGGAAAAACGTGCAGAAGCATTAACGCTTAAAGGTGAAATTGAAAAATTAACTCTTAAATATAGCCTTGATGCTCATATTGATAATAACGGTAATTTAATTGCTCATGGAGCAATATCAACCAAGGACATCGTTAAAACATTAGTTTCAAAAGGCTATAAATTAGATAAATATGCTGTTCAAAAAGTTCATTTAGTGTCTAATGGCACGCATGATATTGATGTTATTTTATACAAAGATATTGTTGCAAAATTGAAAGTAGAAGTGATAATAAATGCAAAATAACAACCTAAATAATAAACCGATAAATTCATCTCGACATATAAATGCAAAGTATGAAGAGTCTCTTTTAGGTTTGATTTTAACCAACAATAAAAACGCCTCTAAGATTGTGCCTTACTTACTTGAAGAAGACTTTGCTATTTTAGAAAATCAAAGGCTTTTTAGTATTTTTAAGGAACTTTTTGAAAATAATATTTCAATCAATGAGGAAAATATTTTTATAACTGCTGAAAAGAGAAATTATGTTCAAATAACACCACATTATTTGGCTAGACTTTATCATGCAACAGGTTTTTCGTCTAACATACAAACATACCTTGAAGAGTTAGTTAAATTAACAAAGTTAAGACTAATTGAATCAAGAGTTGCTCTTGTTCAGCGAAAATTGGATACTGAAAAGAACATTAATGAAAAAGATGTGATTTTTGATTTGCAAAACCTTTTACTTGATATTGACAGAAGTCAGGTTAGTGCTGAATTTTTGACAGCAAAAGAAGTTAGCGATGAATACTACAAGGATCTTGAAACAAGACATTCAAAGGATTTAAATGAATTAAATGGTTTATCAACAGGATATAGCAACATTGACCAAGTAACACAAGGTCTTCATGGTGGTGAACTAATTATTATTGCTGCTAGACCTGCTATGGGTAAAACTGCATTTGCACTTAATATAGCTTCTAACGTTGTTAAAAGAGAAAATAAGCGAGCTGTATTTTTTACTCTTGAAATGTCATCAACACAGTTAATGGGTAGAATTTACAGTCTTAATACTCAGGTACCACTTCAAAAATTAAAACAACCGCAAGCAATTACACAAAATGAATTTATGATAATTAATAGTATCAAACAAAGTGTAATTGACAAAATGAACTTGTTTATAGATGAATCTGTGAATAATGAACTAAACACGTTGCTTTGAAAGTGCCGTCGCCTACATAAGGTTAGTCCAATTGATATTATTGTCATTGACTATCTACAATTAATTTCATCTGATACAAACAAGAGAGGTGACAGTCGTCAAAATGAAATTGCTAAAATTAGCCGTTCATTAAAAACATTAGCTCTTGAGTTAAACATACCAGTTATTGCATTGAGTCAACTTTCTCGTGAAGTTGAAAAACGTGAAGACAAGAGACCTATTATGTCAGATTTGCGTGAGTCAGGTAACATTGAACAAGATGCAGATATTGTTATGTTCCTATATCGTGAGAATTATTACAAAAAGAATGTTTCACAAGAAACAAAAGATCTTTATGGTGATATAGGCGAAAAAATTGATATTATTATTGCAAAGCACAGAAATGGACCAACAGGAACATTTCCATTATGATTTAAGATGTCTTGTGGTTACTTTATGGACTTTCAAAATGAAGATATTGCAATCTCAATCGAGGACGAAAGCGACGAGGAATAATTATGGAATCCAGACTGAAATTAATTTTTTCTATACTTGGACTAGTTTTCTTATTAATATCTAGTTCAATATTTAGTGCAAGTGAAACAGCTTATACATCACTTAATGCTGGTAAAGTTGAAACAATGGTTGAAAATAAGGAATTTGGTCATAAGATTATTAAAAAACAGCACACATTTTTCAACCAGACATTAGGCACAATTTTAATTTGCAATAACATTGTAAATATAGCAGCATCAGCGCTGACGTCATGATTATTATCAAGTTCTCTTGGCGAAAAATTTGAATCTTATAATGTATTAATTTCAACAGCTGTTATGACACCAATAATTGTTATATTTGGTGAAATTATACCTAAATTAATTGCCAAAAGTAAACCAGAAATGACAGTTAAAACTTTTTGTTATGTATTGATTGTTTTATATTATCTTTTTTGACCAATTACCTTTCCAATAAGCAAAATTGGTAAAAAAATTTATATTACTAATACTGAAAATGATGTAAAAAATATTATTGATATTGCTCAAAATGAGGGTGTTTTGGAAGCTAATGAGAGTCTTATGGCTCAAAATGCACTTGACCTTGATAGTACCAAGGTTCGAAAGCATTATATAAGAATTAAAGATGTTTCAACAATTGACTCAAATGCAAGCATCCAAGATGCTTTAGAAATATTTAAGGATACAAATTATAGTCGTATTCCGGTTAAAAAAGATGAGCATTTAATTGGAATATTACATCTCAAAGATATTTTCTTTTTACAAAAAGGAAAGGTTATAAATTATTTTAAACCAATTCCAACAATAAGTGCAAACTCATCACTTTCATCAGCAATTGAAAAAATGAGATATGAACGAGCTCAAATGTCATTTGTTACACCAAATAATAATTCAGGTGAAATTATTGGAATAATTACAATTGAAGATATTCTAGAGGAAATAGTTGGTGAGATATATGATGAATTTGACGATGAAGAATTAAAAGATATCTTTGAAATTAGCCTTGAACATTTTCACGTTTCAGCATCATTAACAATGAAAGAGTTAACTAAGAAACTTGAAATTGATCTTAATCTTGATGAAGCAGAACTTGAATTAAGTCTTCACAAATGACTTGAAAAAAGAATCGGCCACAAGTTATTTAAGAATTCAAAATATGAATTCAACAATGTTTATTTTAAAGTTATAAGCCTAGGAGACAATAAGTTTAAAAATGTGCGTGTTGATATTGAATTAGGTAACAAAGTCGAAGTATTAGACACAGATGAAACACAAGTTGAAAGTAGAAAAAGCGAATAAATTGGTATTTTGTAAAAACCACTTTTTTTACACCTATATTGTACATAATCTTTAATTTGTACCAAATAAGCAATTTGCTAAAAAAGTGCTTTGCTTTTTAAAATTTACTAATATAATAGTAAAGCAATACATAAAGACAGTAACAGCGAGAGCTTAATTCGTTACCGAGTGTATAGATTTCTTATTTCTATCACATTATTATTGTCCCGTGTTGCATATTTAATTATGAAAGGGGGATACTCATGCAAAAAACACATGAATCTGCTTTTAGATTAGCTAAAATGGATACTGTTAAAGAAATCCAAAGCAAACTAGAATCTTCGCAAGCACTTGTTATAGCTGAATACCGTGGTTTAAGTGTTGCTGAATTGACAGCATTACGTCAATTAGCTAAAAAAGAAGGTATTGACATTAAAGTTTATAAAAATCGTCTTTTCAAAATAGCTGCCAAAAATCAAGGTATCAATGATTTAGAACAACATCTAGTTGGACCAAACATTTTTGCTTTTGGTACAGCTGATGCTCTTGTTGCTACTAAAGTTTTAGTAAAATTTGCTAAGGAAAATAAACTTTTAGTTCCTAAAGCTGGTATTTTTGAAGGAAAAGTTATCGATGCTAAAGGTGTTGCAGAAGTTGCTTCATTGCCAAACTATGAAGAAGCTCTTACAATTCTTGCTCGTTCACTTATGGCACCATTACAACAACTCTCTCTTTCTCTAAAATTATTTAGTGAAAAAGAAGAAAATAAATAGTACGAAAGGAAATTAATCATGGCAAAATTAACAAAAGAATCATTCATTTCATCATTAAAAGAAATGTCAATTAAAGAAGTTATGGAATTAGTTGAAGCAATGAAAGAAGAATTTGGTATTGACCCATCAGCTGTTGCTGTTGCCGCTGCTCCTGCAGCTGCTGCTGAAGCAGAAGGTCCATCAGTAGTTACAGTTACCATTACATCAGATAATGGCAAAAAACTACCTATCGTTAAAGCAGTTAAAGAATTATTAAACCTTGCTCTAATGGATGCAAACAAACTAGTTTCAACACTTCCAGCAGTTGTTAAAGAAAACATCAAGCCAGATGAAGCAGAAGCTATTAAAGCTAAACTTGTTGAAGCTGGTGCTTCAGTTGAAGTTAAATAATTTCATAAAATTTATAATTAACAGAACCTCTTGTGAGGTTCTTTTATTTTCTAAAAAGTCTATCAAATAGACATATTGGGTGAAAAATTAGTTGAACAAAAAAAGAACCAAACGGCTCTTTGTTTTGATTATTACTATTATTTTGCTTCAGTAGCTCTTGCAGCTCTTCTTTTATCTCTTGCTTCTTCAAGTTGTAATTTGTGAACTCTTTTAGCTGCACGTTCTTTATTCTTTTCTCTAACAATTTTACGCATAAGATTCTCCTAATGTTTTAAATCAAAATTTAAGTGTTTAAATTTTACAATATTTTTTTATTTTTCATTCATTATTTTTTTAATTGCTTCAACCTTATCTAATTTTTCCCAAGGTAGTTCTAAGTCAAGGCGACCAAAGTGACCAAAATAAGCAGTTTGTTGATATATAGGTCTTCTTAAATCTAGACTTTCAATAATATTTTTTGGCCTTAAATCAAATAATTTATTAATTATTGAAATAATTTTAGATTTAGAAATTTTTTCTGTTCCAAAAGTTTCAATTAAAATTGAAACTGGTTCAGCAACACCAATAGCATATGATACTTGCAACTCAATACGATCTGCACAACCTGCTGCAACTAAGTTCTTAGCAACATAGCGACAAGCATATGCAGCTGATCTATCAACTTTGGTTGCGTCTTTACCGCTAAAAGCTCCGCCACCATGTCTAGAAGCTCCACCATATGTATCAACAATAATTTTTCTACCTGTTAATCCAGTGTCCCCAATAGGTCCACCAATTACAAAGCGACCTGTTGGATTAATTAAAATTTTTTCAGGTAAATTTAATGAATATGCCTGTAAAACAGGTTTAAAGATATTTTCTTTAATATAATCCTTAAATTCAATTTCATCAAAATTTTCTTCATGTTGACATGAAAAAAGCAGTGTGTCAACCTTTGTTTTTTTGTTATCTGTATAATCAAGTGTTACCTGACTTTTCATATCACTTTTAGCATATTTAAAAAGACCTTGTTCTCTTAGTTTATCTGCTCTTTTAACAATCTCATGTGCAAGAGTTATTGCTAGTGGCATATAATTTTTTGTTTCGTTTGTAGCATAACCAAACATAATCCCTTGGTCACCGGCACCTATTTCATTATCGACACGAATCACACCTTGATTAATATCACCACTTTGTTGTTTAACATCAATAATAAAGTCAAGTTGCTCTGAATATTGTCCTGCCTTTTTTAATACATTAATTGCTATTTGTTTGTAGTCTATAATTGTTTTAGAACTAGCTTCCCCTGCAATAATCAATTTATTTCCTGTTGCCATTGTTTCAATAGCACAATGAGAATATGGATCAATAGTTAAATAGGCATCTAAAATAGCATCACTAATTTGGTCACATATTTTGTCTGGGTGTCCTTGACCCACAGATTCACTTGTAAATAAAATTTGTTTATTTAAATTCATAATAAAAACCTCCACTTTTGTTGCATAAAAAGGAGGTTTTATAAATTTTAATTAAACATGTTAGTTTAAATTAATAAACCCTCACTGTCCACCTTACAAATGCAGGTTGGCATGCTTCAAAGCCAGTTAGCTCAGCAACTCTTTATGCTTTTTTGTTATATATAGAGCTCATTTTTGCTCTTTGTATTATAAGAATACACCATTTTTTTAAGTTTCAAACAAAAAACAATATTTTTTGTTAAAAACTGATAATTAACAACTGTTATATAATTAATTTATATTCTATTGTTTTAATTAAGTGAATAAAATATTAAGGAGCAAAAATGAAAAAATTTATAGTTGAAGAATCATTTTTTGAATTATTTCCAAATGCAAGATTAGGTGTTGTATTAATTAGAAAATTTAACAACAAGATAGCAAATGAAGGAATTAAACGCTTACTTAAGGACGCGAACAAGAAAGCAGTTAAATATGTAAGTGAATCAATGGTATTTAGTGATAACCCAAGAATTAAAATCTGGAGAGATGCTTTTACTAAATTTAAAACTAAAAAAGGCGCAAGATCAAGCATTGAAGCACTTTTAAAAAGAATTGAAAAAGGCAACCCAGTGAATTCAATTAATCCACTTGTTGATATTTATAATATTGCATCACTTGAATTTGGTTTGCCTTGTGGTGCAGAAGATATGAAAAAAATTGATGGTGACTTATTGCTTGGTATTACAAAAGGTGGTGATGAATTTTGTGCACTTGGTGAAGATTATAATTCACCAACATTAGAAGGCGAAATTTGTTATAGGGATAATTTAGGTGCAGTTTGTAGGTGTTTAAATTGAAGAGATGGTAAAAGAACAATGATTGATGATAACACTGAAAGTGCATTTTTAGTTATGGAAATAATTGATAAAAATGATACGGAGTTAAATAATAGTTTAATAAATGCAATTAATAGAGTTGTTGAATTATCACAAAATTATTTAGGTGCACAATGCTCAATTCACTTCATAGATTCAAATAATCCTATGCTTGACACTGAACAAAATTAATTATTTTTGAGTTTTACTAATTTAACTGTTTTATAGCCAAATTAGTCAAAGAGCGACAGAATGTATTTTCAAATTGTACTAATTTTACGGATATAAAAAATGAACTCATAATGTATAAAACTGAGTTCATTTTTTATTATTAATCTTCGTCCTTGATTTGAATGTTACGACGTTTGATAATTTCATCCGAAATATTTTTTGGACATTTTTCATAGTGGTGGAATTGCATTTGGTAAGTACC is a genomic window containing:
- the rplI gene encoding 50S ribosomal protein L9 is translated as MKVILIKDCEKGKANTIIEVSAGYGNNFLIAKGLAVAYNEKNKKELEKRLSELTNNEMEKRAEALTLKGEIEKLTLKYSLDAHIDNNGNLIAHGAISTKDIVKTLVSKGYKLDKYAVQKVHLVSNGTHDIDVILYKDIVAKLKVEVIINAK
- the dnaB gene encoding replicative DNA helicase — protein: MQNNNLNNKPINSSRHINAKYEESLLGLILTNNKNASKIVPYLLEEDFAILENQRLFSIFKELFENNISINEENIFITAEKRNYVQITPHYLARLYHATGFSSNIQTYLEELVKLTKLRLIESRVALVQRKLDTEKNINEKDVIFDLQNLLLDIDRSQVSAEFLTAKEVSDEYYKDLETRHSKDLNELNGLSTGYSNIDQVTQGLHGGELIIIAARPAMGKTAFALNIASNVVKRENKRAVFFTLEMSSTQLMGRIYSLNTQVPLQKLKQPQAITQNEFMIINSIKQSVIDKMNLFIDESVNNELNTLLWKCRRLHKVSPIDIIVIDYLQLISSDTNKRGDSRQNEIAKISRSLKTLALELNIPVIALSQLSREVEKREDKRPIMSDLRESGNIEQDADIVMFLYRENYYKKNVSQETKDLYGDIGEKIDIIIAKHRNGPTGTFPLWFKMSCGYFMDFQNEDIAISIEDESDEE
- a CDS encoding CNNM domain-containing protein, with product MESRLKLIFSILGLVFLLISSSIFSASETAYTSLNAGKVETMVENKEFGHKIIKKQHTFFNQTLGTILICNNIVNIAASALTSWLLSSSLGEKFESYNVLISTAVMTPIIVIFGEIIPKLIAKSKPEMTVKTFCYVLIVLYYLFWPITFPISKIGKKIYITNTENDVKNIIDIAQNEGVLEANESLMAQNALDLDSTKVRKHYIRIKDVSTIDSNASIQDALEIFKDTNYSRIPVKKDEHLIGILHLKDIFFLQKGKVINYFKPIPTISANSSLSSAIEKMRYERAQMSFVTPNNNSGEIIGIITIEDILEEIVGEIYDEFDDEELKDIFEISLEHFHVSASLTMKELTKKLEIDLNLDEAELELSLHKWLEKRIGHKLFKNSKYEFNNVYFKVISLGDNKFKNVRVDIELGNKVEVLDTDETQVESRKSE
- the rplJ gene encoding 50S ribosomal protein L10, with amino-acid sequence MQKTHESAFRLAKMDTVKEIQSKLESSQALVIAEYRGLSVAELTALRQLAKKEGIDIKVYKNRLFKIAAKNQGINDLEQHLVGPNIFAFGTADALVATKVLVKFAKENKLLVPKAGIFEGKVIDAKGVAEVASLPNYEEALTILARSLMAPLQQLSLSLKLFSEKEENK
- the rplL gene encoding 50S ribosomal protein L7/L12, yielding MAKLTKESFISSLKEMSIKEVMELVEAMKEEFGIDPSAVAVAAAPAAAAEAEGPSVVTVTITSDNGKKLPIVKAVKELLNLALMDANKLVSTLPAVVKENIKPDEAEAIKAKLVEAGASVEVK
- the metK gene encoding methionine adenosyltransferase; the protein is MNLNKQILFTSESVGQGHPDKICDQISDAILDAYLTIDPYSHCAIETMATGNKLIIAGEASSKTIIDYKQIAINVLKKAGQYSEQLDFIIDVKQQSGDINQGVIRVDNEIGAGDQGIMFGYATNETKNYMPLAITLAHEIVKRADKLREQGLFKYAKSDMKSQVTLDYTDNKKTKVDTLLFSCQHEENFDEIEFKDYIKENIFKPVLQAYSLNLPEKILINPTGRFVIGGPIGDTGLTGRKIIVDTYGGASRHGGGAFSGKDATKVDRSAAYACRYVAKNLVAAGCADRIELQVSYAIGVAEPVSILIETFGTEKISKSKIISIINKLFDLRPKNIIESLDLRRPIYQQTAYFGHFGRLDLELPWEKLDKVEAIKKIMNEK
- a CDS encoding B3/B4 domain-containing protein yields the protein MKKFIVEESFFELFPNARLGVVLIRKFNNKIANEGIKRLLKDANKKAVKYVSESMVFSDNPRIKIWRDAFTKFKTKKGARSSIEALLKRIEKGNPVNSINPLVDIYNIASLEFGLPCGAEDMKKIDGDLLLGITKGGDEFCALGEDYNSPTLEGEICYRDNLGAVCRCLNWRDGKRTMIDDNTESAFLVMEIIDKNDTELNNSLINAINRVVELSQNYLGAQCSIHFIDSNNPMLDTEQN